GGGGCTCGACCgagatatatagatagattaATAATATCTACGTTCTAGCCTCATCCAAATcatatatagaaaatattaaaatacTAAAAACAGCCCTGGTCTAAGTAGACCAATAGACTACTCAACACGCTTCTAAGTTTATACTAGAAAAATTTAAgcttatttattttattaattcTAGAAGATTAAAAGCGAAAGCAATACCGCCTCTATCTCCAGATCTATCTCCAGACGACCCCGACAGTATTTAAAAAATACTACACCCGCCAACCGGCCATAACTAGATAGATATTCCCTACGCAGACACAACTATTAAACTAATAGAAATAGCTAAATATCTAGAAATCTAGCTTAACAAGATCTTATTCTTTACTATACACTATATCAAAGCACTAGCTAAAGCACATGGCACGCTAGCGGCCCTTTAAGAGATCGctagatttatataaaatatccCCCTGCGTACTATACGCCGGATCTATCAAGTAGTAGTAATTTCTCAGCTATTCTACAGAGCCATAGTCTAGTTTAATCCACGCAGCGGCCAGGTAGTAGCTTTAATAAACCAGAAAATACTCACAgaatttatataaatctagAAACAGGCCGCATTACTGATCAGTAATATATTTAAAGACACTATAACTATAGCTTTAAATAttaaactatatatattatcgGTATATCTCTAGCTATAGTAGATCATCGAGAAAACAGTAGTTAGAATCTGGACCAGACCGGAACTAGCCTGTTCTAAATcaatattaaaattatatacaGCGCGGAAAAGACGCTGCAGagaataaatattaatagaaaTACTTAATTAGAAAGAGAGCCCGCTGTAGTCtctcgaagagaagaaatagaaaacCCGCCAGCTATATATTATAGCTCCGTGGGAATCCTCTTTAATAGTAATAATTAATAGCCACGAGGCCgtattttaattttataaaaaatattgCGTTAGGCGATAGAGAATCGCAGTATATATAGACAGGAGCGGTCTAAACGGCTAGATTAAAGTAAGTATAGTCTATCTCTTGTAGAGCTGGAAGTGAAACTGTACActagatatagaaaagaagtcaACAGTCTATATAAAGAAGCTAATTAGAATCTAGATAGCTCTATACAGAGTATAGAAAGAAACTAGATTAGCTATAATctttataaataattaaacCGCGATTCAGGCGATCTACAATCCCTAAAAATTCTTAAAGCAATATATATTAGGCGAGatctactatattatacaaagatataatatatagagCCAGGTCTAGATCTACTAGATCCCTGTATATATCGGCGTGCCAGAGAACAAGACAATCAATAAAACCACACGCGAGAATACCTAGAAAATAGAAGAGGCTATTTATCTTACCACGATAGCTAAACAGTAGATACACTACCgtattaaaaataaatagactagagaatagaaaatagagaaaataGGCTATATAATACACAAACTAGTCAAGATCCTAAATAAAAGAATACTAAATATTTATAAAGGCCTATCTAAGCCGTACGTATCGGTTATTAtttagatatagatatagagaaACGGTTTaaaatattttctttttaaaATCAAGATATCTAACTCGAACTAATACTACTATAGACAGGGATCCTAGACATCACagtatattttattttaatatcCACTTTTTACTAACCCTAGAAAGGCTATACTAGATAAGCTAGATCTTAGGATttaaagaaagatagacTATAATAGGATTATATCCCACctatagataatatactACATCGctaaatttatatattaaataaaattacttaattaatttaaaaacGTAGAGTAAACTAGTCactataaaaaaaagataaatataAAAGACAATACGTAAACAACTATACTAAAAAGAACTAGATTAAACCCTTCTAGTACACGCACCAACACCTACCTACTAAAAGATATTAAAAGAAGCTAGAGAATATAGGATAGTAGAGACTGAGAAAGATAGATCAGGGAGACTGTCAGGTAGTAGATAATTTTAGTTGTGATAAAAGCTTTCGATTACTTCCTTATGGGATACGGCATTTTATGATTAGATTCTAGGCTCCCAAGCACCTGCATAGCTAGACGTTCAATAGTTAGGCTCGAACAGGTTAATagaatcttgattgattgattgattgattgattgaaagGGCCAATGCTTATTTGATCGACGCAGAGAGCTGATCATTCTCCACGTAGGACTTGTTGTAACAGTTGGCTACAGACTCAATCTAACCCGCCATTTGCCAAGATTGAGTTGCTAGTCTGTCACCCACAGGAAATATGCCCATTTCTCCTAGCTAGCGAGTGCTTCCTTTGAACAGCTGCCAAGCCCGAGATACAGTGGATTGTTGCCACGTTTGAACAACATGATGCATAAAcaggttggagaagaggacgaaTGGTCGGAAGCTAATAAAGTGAAATTTCTGGAGCTGGCGGctggggaagatgaggatTTTATTCAGCTATcgaaggagctggaggaccGTTGAGAGCATGTATAATTCAGAATTTTCTAAGTTAATAAGCACAGAGATGTTCTGTGTACACTTCTACAAGTAATGTGTCAAGGCGTCGAAGCAAGGAACAGTCGAATCACAAATCTTTTATTGCATGTTAGTCAATTTTCTCGTTTCAAGAGGATCGAGATAGAAGTCTGCCAGGTTCGTCAGCGCTGATATAACACAAACGGCGGAGAATTCTTACTTCCGACAGGCCAGAGAGAAGTCAGATTTTCCATTGCCTCCCGTACGCATTTTACACAATCCCTGTAAAAAGGAAAGTTCGCCTGCTCCAGATTAGTAAATATGACCGCAGACTGGTACAGCCAGTCCATCACGAGTGGGGATGGGAACTGCGATTGGTTGTTACGCAGTCGATGTGCAATAGGTAAAATCACTTCAGCTGTTCTTTCCATGGCTGTCAGAGAgcgatcttctcctgcagCATGCGATGGCACCTCGTGCCTTGGTCGATGGAAAGATTGTAGCATTAGAAGGGCACTGAAGAGAAACTGATGTTAGTCAAAAGTAGAAAATGCTGGGTTTCGTGAAATGGTTCGTACCTGCCCAAGACGGCTACGGGAGAGCAATACGCTACTCCACATAGTTCCTCTTCTGAGACGGTTAATGATAAGAAGGATCGAATGGCACGGTCAAGAAtgtctccttcttctctcaagAAGTGTCTGCTTATCTCTGTATCGGAGACATGTCGAAGAACCCTGCTCAGCAAGTGTGCAGCCTGCGCTAGGCGCGCGAACTTGCCCATTTTCTCGGCGCATGGGGACGAGACAGTGTAGGGGGGTGCATTCGGATAAGTCTGTGATGTGATTAAAAGCTGGATACAGTAACATTGTTGAACCCTGCTTACCCCATTGTTCCAATCCTCATCTAAGACAGGTAGATAATAATTCTCCGCGGGATCAGGAGTGCACAAGGCCCGATTTGGCCAATTCACGTTCATGCTTCTTGTTGACACTGTTTCTATATTTATGACACCACGTATTAACCTTTCCAAAACGATAAGTCAGACACAGGATTAGATAAGTACATCTACCAgatcttattatttttataatgTTCGGCTGTCTGCGGGGAGGTATTGCTCATCGTACCGCGTCGCTGACTGCTCACACTTGCCATTGTGCTTCAAAAACATATCATCCGCTACATACTTTCCTCGCTACCAGAGCTCGGTTATAGTCGTTTGGTTATGTCAATCTGCTGACCTCAAAGAGACCACGTCcagctgcattcttctccacgtTGAAAATGCCGTTGACCGAGACCGACTCCCTCCCGCATTTCCGGGCTGGAGAACGTTCAGTATGTCAAAACCTTTGCTCCAGCAGTCTACGTGTAGTGACTAACATTGAATACATTCATAGCGCGAAGCTGGCCAGGAAACGAAACTTCTTCACTTCATCTACGGCCAGCCACACTTAGACGAGATCAGAGGACACTCGCAGAAAGTACTTGACCTGATGAACAGGTTCGAAGAGGGATACTACATGATGACCGTCGGTGCACCGAAAGGGAGGATCGTGACCGATCTAATTGATGAGATCAAGCCCAAGACGATGATCGAACTGGGCTGCTATATGGGATACTCCGCCATTCTCTTTGGCGACGCAGTACGTCGCAATGGTGGCGAGCGCTATCTCAGTCTGGAGCTGAACCCGGAATTGCGAACATGCTGATCGAGTTAGCCGGTCTGCGCGATTTTGTACGAGTGATTGTTGGCCGCAGTGACGTCTCTCTTGACAGGTTATACCGGAGAGGGGAGGTAAGCAAAATCGAACTTATGTTTCTGGATCATTACAAGCCTACGTACTTGACGGACTTGAAGCTGTGCGAGCATCATGGCATGATCGTCCCGGGCTCGGTGCTGGCTGCAGACAATGTGCTCTATCCCGGGAACCCGCCGTACTTGGAGTACGTCCGTAGCAGTGTTGAGCAGAAACGGGAGGCCGCGAAGGGAGGGCCCATGAAGGGATATAATGTGGAGCGCACAAGCCAACGTCAGGTCAATTCACATATGCCAGAGGGTGATACGCCTGCGTTTGAAGTGATTGGAAATCCCAACCTCGTGTACCAAAGTGTACTGCAGCAACCAGAGGGAGAATGGGTGAGTCTCCGTGTCGAAGATGGAATTGTTCAAATTTGTCCTTTGCTAATCACCGTGATAGGATGCCATCGAAGTCACCCGATGTGTGGGGTGGGAGGAGCAGGTATAGGGCTGGTTCACTGAAGTCAATCAACTTGTAGACAAAAAATGGGATAAATCCATTGAGTGAAACGAATCACAAATTCTAAATGCAACACTAAGATTCACGTATGATAACTGCTTTTGGAATGTTCCTCGATTCCATGGAAAGGTCAACTTACTTCCGCACGTCCTCAAATGTGATTTGCGGGACGCGCTGTGGTTCAACCACTCGTCCGTGACAGTCGAACCTAAGCGAGTCTGGAGGGCCTGGATCGAAGGTCTATTTGATCAGGCGATCAGTACCAGCGATAGAATATCGTGTTCGACCTCTAAGATGTGTCCATAGTGCATCAGTCGACACAAATTCAGATCAGATATGTATCCAAAAGCGACCGGCGTCGGGCCCCATTTCCACAAGCAAACGGCACGTTACGGGCCTAGACCAAGACTAAGAGATATAAGAGATAGGACTTTGCATTCTTTCGTACATGGTTCATGCTCTGCGACAAATATTGGTTCCGTCATCTAGCCACCTTGCCAATCCAAACATTCTTCAAGGAAACAGTCCACTCTCACAATGCCCGTTGAGAACTACGGAGTGTGGAAGGCGAAGCCTGTCCGCTTCACTTATGAAACTGATGCGGATGACCATGTGTCGCCTCACCTATCGCTGTTCTTTACTACCAGTGACAACCCTCGCGGCGAAGGTCGCGCAGCAATAAACATTAAATCTGGGGACAAAAGTGACTCCAGACTAGTGTTCTGGCAGGCCAGAAAATTCGAAAACTTTCAGAATGAACAGCTCCGGGAGTTGAAACCAGGATTTCACCGACTGGAAGGCACCATGGAGCAAGCCCCTAACGGTCTCGCACTGGACTATATTAGAGGCAATCTGTTCCACCGAGAAACAGGCAGACTCCTACCTCATGACATTCCTGGACCTGATAATGACATATTGGATGAGCTGATCCCCTTACTGGATGGCGCGGTCGACAATGACAGCGTGATCTACATCTATGGGTCGCATTTCAGCCATGGCAACGGTATCCACAACATTCACATGAACCAGGGAAGTCCTAGGAAGTGGAAAAGCGACAATGGGATCTACCAGGACGGGGGTATTTTGCTGGACTTTGGAGATCACTGGAAGGGGGTGTTTATCGGTTTTGCATCTCAAGCTGTGCATACCGACGCCGAAGGTCAGCCTACTCCCCCACACGGCTATCTTACCTGGAATGAGCTCTTGAACCCGGAAATCCCCGGGGACCAACGAAAGAGGCGTGATGTCCATGACCGGACAGTTTCTATCAGCGAGGCCTTAATCCGCCACCATGGTGCAGACCCAACAGCCAAACCTGACATGATCACTCTCACGAACCGCGCGGACGCGCCCGTGGTACTTAATGGCTGGAGCATTCGGAATCACAAAGGCGACAATGAATACCTGCCCGATGGTACCGTCTTGCGTCGGAGACGTCGCCAGAGCTTTCAGCTGCACAACTGCGCGCTGTCCGACGAGGGGGGTACCATCACGCTCTTGAATGAGCAGGGGCTCAAGGTGGACGGGGTGCGATATACCGCTACCCAAAGCAGTCCAGGCCATGTTGTGTCGTTTTGAGTCTTATATCGGCTGATACTTTGCAACTTAAAacttgctctttttgcttATGTttataatttctttctttctttctttctttctttctttttttttggtttgggtttggtttgtttgtttccACTCCATatagccgtctcttaggtcagcagacccaccacgcacttcggcgtgttggtctgcctcacccaaacgataattcccacccaaacgataattcccacctaaacgataaatttgaagctattcaggctcctatataccaccaccatgcctgattcttattctgatatcgagatacggatcgtacaggcctgtacaatcgcccaaggccaaaaaaaagcccaatatctctgcgctagcgcgtcaatttaatgttccttaccaacgactccgggcgcgtattcatggccgagcaaatctttcctcacgtcctatctcaaccaagacacttgatgattcacaagaaaaggcactaattcgttggattcgtcagcttgataatctatatagtccacctacggccggaatgattgagcagagtgccaaccaaatactgcagcggaatataaccgacgggcaatctcgtacagttgacaagaactgggtttatcgctttattaaacgtcttcctgaggagtttaagctcattcagcagaagccgaaagataagaagcgtcttgatgcagaagatataggtgttctccaacactggtacgactgcttagaggcctttatcaagaatatacctcccaaaaatatatacaatttcgatgaaactggctttcaacttggacagggaaagactcaaaaagttgtaactactatgcctctacgagctgcaagaggaaatccctctaaagaagtaggggaactgatctctgcaatagagtgtattgcagcggacggttttactcttcctccatactttatattcaaaggaacatatcatcttgagcggtggtacgatgcagatattccagaggaatatcgaatatctctatctccaaaaggctatactacagataagattagttttgactggattcagcacttccaccgtcatacaaaacaccgtatctctacaaaaaaagaggttcgattactatttttcgatggccacgagtcccatcttacctatgaatttcttcaattctgtggactacactatattataccatattgctttcctcctcatacaacacatcttgtacagcctcttgatggacaaccttttcaagtctataagcacttttatcgcaagagaaacaatgagctcgctcaaagaggtgctgagatggacgataagagtgattttttaaaagagatccattctattcgtacgatgaccttcaaacaacgtacaatccgggatgcctttgaaaagcgaggtctatatcccttagattcagaaaaggtgatgaaatctctacgtgaggctttggaaactgctccagaacttgagataattacaacaccatcaccaccaccatcaagctcatcgccaccatctacaatacgaggtcttcgtcgaagtattagtaaagcgcagagctttattaataatagcccggagcttgatcaaagctttgtacgacgccttgaccgtgtattccaaagctcgcttgaaactactgaattagccgctcagctcaaggatgatctacagcagcatcttcgataccggaagcctcaggatagacggaaatcacagaaaagggttaaataccacgggccactaactgtatatgatgcaaaacgccgaattgcggatcgtactgaggtggaaagactacagggtcttaggcaaattagaaagacgggagctttggaatacgataaaccaccacaaccgacaaatacaggggatctgcctagtacagaagctggccaggtggatagggaaggccctagattaccttattggatagatactcaaggcgatgttgtataggagcttgaatagcttcaaatttatcgtttagatgggaattatcgtttgggtgaggcagaccaacacgccgaagtgcgtggtgggtctgctgacctaagagacggctatGCATGCGACGTGACTGTTGCCTGAGGCACAAAATGCAGGCCGATCGATTTGGCTGATTGTGAACATGCTATTGCTGTGGTAATGTAATTGTTCTAGCATTATATCACATTTATTCTGGTGGCCATATCATATTAAGCTCAATAGACCTACTAATTCAGTGATGCCTTAATCTTGGCCAAGATGGTCCGATATGGCAACTCGACTTCCCGAGAGAAGTTCGGGATCCGCGGACCCCGATACAGAATTGCCGTCCAAAGCCACCCATATAAGAAGTAACACCCGACAACCTATAGGATAAGAAGGGTACTAAGTATCATACGTGGGAAATCTGATTGGTGTGCCTGAACCCCGTCCCTGCTCTCTCTATATCAAGGTTGCATTAGTCGACTCACCATGATCCCTCACCAATATTATCCCACCACGATACAGCTACCACACTTTGCCGCCAATGAGACCTCGGTAGTCTCCCTAATCGCCCAATTTGGCTTCTTATGGGCTGCGGTACTAGGAACTGCCTTTTTCGTCATACGACGTGTGCGACCGACGGCAAGTCGGGCGGATAAACTGGCCTTTGTATGGATGTGCTTGAGTAGGTTCCATGACCCTGTCAGTCCGTTTGGAGAAGTCACACTAAGATGAGCCATGTAGCGGGCTTCAttcactttttctttgaggCCTACTTTGTCATTCATCATGAGACCCTGGCAGGCTCCCAGGAACTATTCGGCCAGCTATGGAAGGAGTATTCTCTGTCGGACTCCCGGTATCTGACATCGGACGCATTCCTGGTCACCATGGAGGCCGTAACCGCTGTAAGTGGACCTGATTGTGTCATTAAAAATTAACATAGACTAACAGTCCTGCAAGTTCTGCTGGGGACCCCTGGCCTTCTTTATTGCCTACTGCATCGCAGTTCAGCACCCTGCACGTCATGCCCTGCAGCTGCTGCTCTCCGTTGGTCAGGTCTACGGTGACGTCCTCTACTATGCCACTAGTCTCTTTGACCTTTACTTCCATGGAGAAACCTTCTGTCGGCCCGAGGGCTACTACTTCTGGTTCTattactttttcttcaacttcatctgGATGTTCATCGGCTCTTGTGAGTATCTGCCCGGtttttgaagatgaaatAACTAACTCTTTTTAGATTACGTGAAACAGAGTATCGGAGAGATATATAGAGCGTTCAAGACAGTGCAGGAGTTGGGTTCCTCACGCAAATTGAATTAATTTGGGGAGAAGATATTAAATCAGTCGATCTTGTCTAGAACAGGAAGACCCTGGTGTTTGTTCCTTGAAGAATATCTTCAATTTTCCCCCATCGAAGGCGGCCTGGATGTTATGCGGCCGACATTAGTAGTTAATATTATAGACAATTCATCATTTGCGAGATCAGTGGTACAATGCATGCTATTTATTAGatattctccatctccggaCTCCGGAGCGCATAGAACGTAGACGTTTATCGTCCCGCTTCAAACCTCCGGAGTTCTCCCGACGGACTCGGATACCATCCCCGGTTAATACAGCACGTATAAAATGCTGGGACACCCCGGTGGTCAAGCGTTTCTCAGGGGAAGATAATCATTTAGAAACGGTGATCGGCCCGATCGGACCCAGGCGGCACAACCAGGTTATGCTACTAGGCTGAATATTACGCGGAGCTTGTGCCTGTTAAGCTTGGAGTGCCTAGAAAAACAAGCTCTTAGTGGTTGAAGATAGGAATCCAGGGTTTCCGCGCTATTCTATCCAAGTGGGGCCTTGCATGATATGCCACCATTTATCTGCCTGGGATGCAGACGGCCAATTTATGACTTCCCGTCTTGCACATGTTATTCTGCAACGGCCTGCAGGAAGGACAGGATACATGGATGGATGATAAGTGTCTCTGATATTAGTGAGTCCCTTGTCGGACTGAGGTATATCTAGTCGTAGTCTTTGTCGCCCCATAACGGTCCTGATCGTCAGTAGGCGGTGCAGACAATTTTAGATTTCCAATCGGACACTACCCTCAACACCGTCTGTCGACTATAGTGTAACGTTGGATTTGTTGATACCATCACTGGCCAGAAGGGAGTAAGCAAGTCAGCCTTCTACGGGGAACATGGATCCTCTGCCACTGAGACAAACCTCGCAAGCAGCGACTCCACAAGGCGGAGCTCCGTCGGGGAATAGCACTAAACTAGCCGTAAGATATATCGGGGGCCAATTGTTACATTACTATACACCAGACTAAGCCATCTATAAAGATGTGCAGCCGTCACGATATTCTCGATATGATTCTTCAGGCTTGTCTGTCTGTGGAAATCTCGCATATCAGGTCCACACAATGCGACCCTTgtctcatctttcttttttcaacGGGCTCCTGCTCGGCCTGTCCGCTCTCTCGGCTGCGACTTCAGTTGTCCACGAGAGACGTGAAGCTACATCCTCAAACTGGGTTAAGCGGGCGCGTGTGAACCCATCGGACAAACATGTCGTCCGCATTGGCTTAACCCAGAGTAGTCTCGAGGAGGCTCATGATTTACTCATGGATGTGTAAGTGAACGGCTATTGTTTCGCTTGTCAAGGTTATACTCCGCTCTAACGTGCTGTGTGTAGCTCAAATCCGAGCTCTCCCAATTATGCCAGGTTTTACTCGGCAGATGAAGTCGCTGCAAAATTCGCGCCGTCGACAGAAACAGTCAACGAGGTTCAGAACTGGCTCACCGAGAAGGGAATTAATGCCAGCCGTGTCGCGCAGACGCAGAACCACGGCTGGCTTGTATTCCACGCCACGTCgaaggagatcgagaatTTGTTCGACACTACGTACTATGAGTACCATAATAGGAAAACTGGCAAGAAAGCAATTGCTTGCGAACAGTGAGTTATACACTCTACTAATCTGTCTTAGGACTCGTGACTGAGAAATACGCAGGTACCATGTCCCGGCTTCAGTCCAAAAGCATATCGACTATGTGCATCCTGGTGTCAATCTGAACCCATCCTCGGGCAAACCCTCCAGTATCCGTAGAAGGGCAGCTGCGAGCAAGAAGACGAAGCTCCCTGCTCGTGGACCACGGCCTATTCAGCAACACGATGTCAAAGGCCTCAACGTCACTAACTGTGATCAGCTAATCACACCAGAATGCATTCGGGCATTGTATAAGATTCCCTCAGCGCGTGCGGCGCCTCACCCCAATAACTCGTTGGGAATTTTCGAGGAAGGGGACTACTATGCGCAGGAGGACCtcgaccttttcttcaagaCATTTGCCAAGGATATTCCTCAAGGCACCCACCCAATCCCCGCCTTCATCGACGGTGCGGAGGCTCCAGTCCCCGTGACTAAGGCGGGTGGGGAGTCAGATCTCGATTTCGAACTGGCATATCCAATCGTGCATCCTCAGAGCATCACATTGTACCAGACTGATGATGCAAACTGGGCCAGCAATACCACGGGATTCCTCAACACTTTCTTGGACGCACTTGATGGCGTGAGTTGAAACTGGATTATCATAGTATCTGAACTGTATCACTAACGTCACGCAATATATAGTCTTACTGCACCTACTGCGCGTATGGTGAATGTGGCAACGACCCTTCTCTGGATCCCGTTTATCCTGATGACGCTGGCTACGATGGACAGCTCATGTGTGGCGTGTTTAAGCCCACTAATGTTATCAGTGTATCATACGGCGAACAGGAGAATGACCTTCCCGCAAATTACCAACAGAGACAATGCATGGAGTAGGTCTTCGTTGCTATTATCCCATGCATTTGCTCCATTCAACGCTAATTCTTTCCAGGTTCCTGAAGCTTGGTTTGCAGGGAGTCTCGGTACTCTTTGCTTCTGGTGATAACGGTGTTGCAGGACCCCCAGGAGATGGTAACAGCGTTAATGGCTGCCTGAACAATGGGACAGTGTTCAGCCCTGCATTCCCTAACAGGTGAGAGACGTCCACTGCCACTCGTAAACTTCATGCGCTAATGAATGCAGCTGCCCATACATCACCAACGTCGGCGCCACCAAGGTCTACCCGGGATACACCGTTTCCCAGCCCGAGAGTGCCGTATACGATCCAGATGGTTTGTACAGTTATGCTTCGGGTGGTGGCTTCAGCAACATCTACCCCATCCCCGATTACCAGGCGGAAGCCGTTGCCACGTACGTCTTCTGACCCATGATAATAAACCTTTAACTGACGCCGAAGGCAGATACTTCAAGGACCACAACCCTCCCTATCCATACTACGAAGGTGCCGAAAACCTCGGCAAGAACGGCGGTCTTTACAATCGCTTGGGGCGAGGCTATCCAGATGTCGCCGCTAATGGCGACAACATTGCCGTCTTCAATGGCGGCGAGTTCGGTTCGTCCGGTGGAACAAGTGCTAGTATGTTGACTCTCCACACTCCTTTCTTAATGGATATGCAAGTCTGCAGCTACTAACCAGATGTTTGTTCTACAGGTACCCCGATCTTTGCTTCCATCATCAACCGCATTATCGACGAGCGTCTAGCCGTCGGAAAGGGTCCCGTGGGTTTTATCAACCCAGTTCTCTACAAGAATCCCTCCGTCCTGAATGATATCACCAATGGTACAAATCCCGGCTGTGGAACGGACGGTTTCTCAACTGCTCCTGGGTAAGTATTCATTTTCGCTCTGTTTCGTGGCTAGCTGCTGACTCGCGGTCTTTCAGATGGGACCCCGCCACTGGTTTGGGAACACCGAACTATCCTAAGATGTTGAAGTTGTGGCTTGATCTGCCTTAGGCGATTTGTTGGACGCTGGCGGTAACAATGTCACCAGAAATACAAGGATAAGCGGAGATTTGGGAATGGACCCTGATACATAGATTGACCTGTATTTATGCTTCTCTTGTTAATATTGATTACTTCAACGCGAGGGCCCAGGAACTGTAGGTTCGAGCGGTGTGCTTTTCCCTCGTGGCATTTCAGGTTGCATGATCAGACTTCGTCGTTGTCTTTCATATGCT
The sequence above is a segment of the Aspergillus oryzae RIB40 DNA, chromosome 3 genome. Coding sequences within it:
- a CDS encoding uncharacterized protein (predicted protein); this encodes MASVSSQRRVSTRSMNVNWPNRALCTPDPAENYYLPVLDEDWNNGVSRVQQCYCIQLLITSQTYPNAPPYTVSSPCAEKMGKFARLAQAAHLLSRVLRHVSDTEISRHFLREEGDILDRAIRSFLSLTVSEEELCGVAYCSPVAVLGRHEVPSHAAGEDRSLTAMERTAEVILPIAHRLLPIPTRDGLAVPVCGHIY
- a CDS encoding uncharacterized protein (uncharacterized conserved protein) — its product is MPLTETDSLPHFRAGERSREAGQETKLLHFIYGQPHLDEIRGHSQKVLDLMNRFEEGYYMMTVGAPKGRIVTDLIDEIKPKTMIELGCYMGYSAILFGDAVRRNGGERYLTEPGIANMLIELAGLRDFVRVIVGRSDVSLDRLYRRGEVSKIELMFLDHYKPTYLTDLKLCEHHGMIVPGSVLAADNVLYPGNPPYLEYVRSSVEQKREAAKGGPMKGYNVERTSQRQVNSHMPEGDTPAFEVIGNPNLVYQSVLQQPEGEWDAIEVTRCVGAGSLKSINLFTYDNCFWNVPRFHGKVNLLPHVLKCDLRDALWFNHSSVTVEPKRVWRAWIEGLFDQAISTSDRISYMYPKATGVGPHFHKQTARYGPRPRLRDIRDRTLHSFSTLTMPVENYGVWKAKPVRFTYETDADDHVSPHLSLFFTTSDNPRGEGRAAINIKSGDKSDSRLVFWQARKFENFQNEQLRELKPGFHRLEGTMEQAPNGLALDYIRGNLFHRETGRLLPHDIPGPDNDILDELIPLLDGAVDNDSVIYIYGSHFSHGNGIHNIHMNQGSPRKWKSDNGIYQDGGILLDFGDHWKGVFIGFASQAVHTDAEGQPTPPHGYLTWNELLNPEIPGDQRKRRDVHDRTVSISEALIRHHGADPTAKPDMITLTNRADAPVVLNGWSIRNHKGDNEYLPDGTVLRRRRRQSFQLHNCALSDEGGTITLLNEQGLKVDGVRYTATQSSPGHVVSF
- a CDS encoding EXPERA domain-containing protein (C-8,7 sterol isomerase), with protein sequence MIPHQYYPTTIQLPHFAANETSVVSLIAQFGFLWAAVLGTAFFVIRRVRPTASRADKLAFVWMCLTGFIHFFFEAYFVIHHETLAGSQELFGQLWKEYSLSDSRYLTSDAFLVTMEAVTAFCWGPLAFFIAYCIAVQHPARHALQLLLSVGQVYGDVLYYATSLFDLYFHGETFCRPEGYYFWFYYFFFNFIWMFIGSYYVKQSIGEIYRAFKTVQELGSSRKLN
- a CDS encoding S53 family peptidase (predicted protein), with amino-acid sequence MRPLSHLSFFNGLLLGLSALSAATSVVHERREATSSNWVKRARVNPSDKHVVRIGLTQSSLEEAHDLLMDVSNPSSPNYARFYSADEVAAKFAPSTETVNEVQNWLTEKGINASRVAQTQNHGWLVFHATSKEIENLFDTTYYEYHNRKTGKKAIACEQYHVPASVQKHIDYVHPGVNLNPSSGKPSSIRRRAAASKKTKLPARGPRPIQQHDVKGLNVTNCDQLITPECIRALYKIPSARAAPHPNNSLGIFEEGDYYAQEDLDLFFKTFAKDIPQGTHPIPAFIDGAEAPVPVTKAGGESDLDFELAYPIVHPQSITLYQTDDANWASNTTGFLNTFLDALDGSYCTYCAYGECGNDPSLDPVYPDDAGYDGQLMCGVFKPTNVISVSYGEQENDLPANYQQRQCMEFLKLGLQGVSVLFASGDNGVAGPPGDGNSVNGCLNNGTVFSPAFPNSCPYITNVGATKVYPGYTVSQPESAVYDPDGLYSYASGGGFSNIYPIPDYQAEAVATYFKDHNPPYPYYEGAENLGKNGGLYNRLGRGYPDVAANGDNIAVFNGGEFGSSGGTSASTPIFASIINRIIDERLAVGKGPVGFINPVLYKNPSVLNDITNGTNPGCGTDGFSTAPGWDPATGLGTPNYPKMLKLWLDLP